A DNA window from Desertibacillus haloalkaliphilus contains the following coding sequences:
- the hisB gene encoding imidazoleglycerol-phosphate dehydratase HisB, with amino-acid sequence MSERTANIERNTNETQIKLAFDVDGEGKSELETGVPFLTHMLDLFTKHGQFDLTVNANGDTEVDDHHTTEDIGICLGHTLREALGDKKGIKRYGNSFVPMDEALAQVVVDLSNRPHLEYRAEFPSEKVGTFDTELVHEFLWKLALESRMNLHVIVHYGHNTHHMIEAIFKALGRALDEATTIDDRVKGIPSTKGML; translated from the coding sequence ATGAGCGAAAGAACAGCAAACATAGAACGTAACACGAACGAAACGCAAATCAAGCTTGCCTTTGACGTTGATGGTGAAGGAAAGTCAGAATTAGAAACGGGTGTCCCGTTTCTTACTCATATGCTTGACCTTTTTACAAAGCACGGTCAATTTGACTTAACGGTCAATGCGAATGGTGATACGGAGGTTGATGACCACCATACAACCGAAGACATCGGCATTTGCCTCGGTCATACACTGCGTGAAGCCCTTGGTGATAAAAAAGGAATCAAGCGTTACGGCAACTCGTTTGTACCGATGGATGAAGCTCTTGCGCAAGTCGTTGTTGATTTGAGCAACCGTCCTCACCTTGAGTATCGTGCCGAGTTCCCAAGTGAAAAAGTCGGTACGTTTGATACGGAGCTCGTTCATGAATTTTTATGGAAGCTGGCCTTAGAATCGCGCATGAATTTACATGTCATCGTCCATTACGGTCATAATACACACCATATGATTGAAGCGATTTTCAAAGCGTTAGGACGGGCATTAGATGAAGCGACGACGATCGATGACCGTGTGAAAGGAATTCCATCAACGAAAGGAATGTTGTAA
- the hisA gene encoding 1-(5-phosphoribosyl)-5-[(5-phosphoribosylamino)methylideneamino]imidazole-4-carboxamide isomerase — translation MSSFTIYPAIDMRGGKCVRLIQGDYNQETVYGDSPFDMAKHFASEGAEWIHMVDLDGAKEKKRINHEHVVRVARELDAKVQVGGGIRTAEDVAYYLDNGVDRVILGSVAVNNPEFTKEMLRTYGEKIAIGLDARDGYVATEGWLETSEVKAEDLAKELASHGAEVFIFTDISRDGMLSGPNTAAIAALAEASGKQVIASGGVSNLDDLAELRAEQQKGVAGAIVGKALYTNQFTVKEALGEGK, via the coding sequence ATGAGTTCGTTTACGATTTATCCAGCGATTGATATGCGAGGCGGCAAATGTGTCCGTCTCATTCAAGGGGATTACAACCAAGAAACAGTCTACGGTGATTCACCGTTTGATATGGCCAAACACTTCGCAAGTGAAGGTGCCGAGTGGATTCATATGGTTGACCTTGATGGTGCTAAGGAAAAGAAACGCATCAACCATGAGCATGTTGTGCGTGTCGCTCGTGAGCTTGATGCAAAAGTTCAAGTTGGTGGTGGCATTCGGACTGCTGAAGATGTTGCATATTACTTAGACAATGGGGTTGATCGCGTCATTCTTGGCAGTGTCGCGGTTAATAACCCTGAATTTACAAAAGAGATGCTTCGTACATATGGGGAAAAAATTGCGATCGGTCTTGATGCAAGAGATGGTTATGTCGCAACAGAGGGCTGGCTTGAAACGTCAGAAGTGAAGGCTGAGGATCTTGCAAAAGAGCTTGCGTCGCATGGTGCGGAAGTGTTCATTTTTACTGACATTTCACGTGACGGCATGCTGTCTGGACCGAACACAGCAGCGATTGCCGCTTTAGCAGAAGCCTCTGGTAAGCAAGTGATTGCTTCAGGTGGTGTCAGCAACCTTGATGACTTAGCGGAATTGCGAGCCGAACAGCAAAAAGGTGTTGCCGGTGCAATCGTTGGAAAAGCACTATATACAAACCAGTTTACAGTGAAAGAAGCACTAGGAGAGGGGAAATAA
- the hisD gene encoding histidinol dehydrogenase: protein MRIEKVTEDVTLKRNIDTGTEMQRDAVTNIIAQVKEQGDKALIALTEKFDGVTLSDFLVTKAEIEAAYDSIDDEVLNALKEAIVNIREFHQRQKRQSWLTTNEDGTVLGQKIVPLDSVGVYVPGGTAAYPSSVIMNVAPAQVAEVGEIVIVSPPQKDGTLPAGVLVAANELGISNIYKLGGAQAVAALAYGTETIPAVDKIVGPGNIYVALAKREVFGHVDIDMIAGPSEIVVLADEKANPAYIAADLLSQAEHDMLSSAVLVTPSEALAEQVAAEVDRQLETLPRKEIASVAVADHGAIYVTDTLDEAVEVVNQLAPEHLEVLTEEPMLLLGKIRHAGAIFLGPYSSEPVGDYFAGPNHVLPTNGTARFSSPLNVDDFTKKSSIISYSKEALTKNGKKIAAIARYEGLEAHARAIDVRLEDQK, encoded by the coding sequence GTGAGGATTGAAAAGGTAACCGAAGATGTCACATTAAAAAGGAACATTGATACTGGTACGGAAATGCAGCGCGATGCGGTCACAAACATTATCGCGCAAGTAAAAGAGCAAGGCGATAAGGCACTAATCGCGTTAACGGAAAAGTTTGATGGTGTCACTCTTTCTGATTTTTTAGTCACAAAAGCTGAAATTGAAGCCGCTTATGACAGTATCGATGATGAAGTGTTGAACGCGCTCAAGGAAGCAATCGTCAACATCCGTGAGTTCCACCAACGTCAAAAACGCCAATCGTGGTTAACGACAAACGAAGATGGAACCGTACTCGGGCAAAAAATTGTTCCACTCGATTCGGTTGGGGTCTACGTCCCTGGTGGAACAGCGGCTTATCCGTCATCAGTGATTATGAACGTTGCTCCTGCCCAAGTGGCTGAGGTTGGTGAGATTGTCATCGTCTCTCCTCCACAAAAAGATGGGACCTTACCGGCTGGCGTACTCGTCGCTGCGAATGAGCTCGGGATTTCAAACATTTATAAGCTTGGCGGTGCACAAGCCGTTGCCGCTCTTGCCTACGGAACTGAAACTATTCCTGCGGTTGATAAAATCGTCGGGCCAGGCAACATTTACGTTGCCTTAGCGAAGCGCGAAGTATTTGGCCATGTCGATATCGATATGATTGCCGGGCCGAGCGAGATCGTCGTCTTAGCCGATGAAAAAGCAAACCCAGCTTATATCGCTGCCGATCTTCTCTCACAAGCTGAACATGATATGCTTTCATCCGCTGTCCTTGTCACGCCTTCTGAGGCCCTCGCTGAACAGGTAGCAGCAGAAGTTGATCGTCAGCTAGAAACATTGCCACGTAAAGAAATTGCAAGTGTCGCGGTGGCTGATCACGGTGCGATTTATGTGACCGACACGTTAGATGAAGCCGTTGAGGTAGTCAACCAGCTCGCACCAGAGCACCTTGAAGTGTTAACCGAAGAGCCGATGCTTTTACTAGGAAAAATCCGCCATGCTGGTGCGATCTTTTTAGGACCATACAGCTCAGAGCCTGTTGGTGATTATTTTGCAGGACCAAATCATGTCCTACCGACGAACGGGACGGCACGTTTTTCTAGTCCATTAAATGTCGATGACTTCACGAAGAAATCAAGCATCATTTCATATAGTAAAGAAGCGTTAACGAAGAACGGTAAAAAAATTGCCGCGATTGCCCGTTACGAGGGTCTTGAAGCCCATGCCCGTGCGATCGATGTGCGACTGGAGGATCAAAAATGA
- the hisH gene encoding imidazole glycerol phosphate synthase subunit HisH, producing MIGIIDYGMGNLHSVSKALERLDYDYFISEDPKKLKEAKGLILPGVGSFRDAMAILKEEQLDEFVIDWAEAGKPLLGICLGMQLLFEESEENGQTKGLNLLPGRVERFPGVTKDGVPYKVPHMGWNRLSFQQPKHPLLEDVEQGHVYFVHSYVVRIKDREALLASANYDGEVPAVVGKNNVLGTQFHPEKSSEIGMSILRNYAAIVEGRKQVNEFVYDLSSD from the coding sequence ATGATCGGAATTATCGATTATGGCATGGGGAACCTTCATAGCGTCAGTAAGGCACTTGAACGCCTTGACTATGACTATTTTATTTCTGAGGATCCAAAAAAGTTAAAAGAAGCAAAAGGTTTAATTTTACCAGGGGTCGGCTCATTTCGTGATGCAATGGCGATTTTAAAAGAAGAACAGTTAGATGAATTTGTGATCGACTGGGCAGAAGCTGGTAAGCCGTTGCTTGGGATTTGCCTTGGGATGCAGCTGTTGTTTGAAGAAAGTGAAGAAAACGGCCAGACGAAGGGTTTGAACTTACTTCCGGGTCGTGTTGAACGTTTTCCAGGGGTAACGAAAGATGGCGTTCCTTATAAAGTGCCACATATGGGCTGGAACCGACTGTCTTTTCAGCAACCAAAGCACCCATTGTTAGAAGACGTTGAGCAAGGTCATGTTTATTTTGTACACTCGTACGTTGTTCGTATCAAGGATCGTGAGGCGTTACTAGCAAGTGCTAATTACGATGGTGAAGTGCCAGCGGTTGTTGGAAAGAACAATGTGTTAGGAACACAGTTTCACCCAGAGAAGAGTAGTGAGATCGGCATGAGCATACTCCGCAATTATGCGGCGATTGTTGAGGGGAGGAAGCAAGTCAATGAGTTCGTTTACGATTTATCCAGCGATTGA